In Sulfuricurvum sp., the following proteins share a genomic window:
- a CDS encoding ATP-binding cassette domain-containing protein, translating to MKTILELENVSHKYDKAMVLDNVSFSIEEASFFVLLGLNGAGKSTIFSLLTRLLSLQSGSIKINGYSIQNYTKALKDIGIVFQEPTLDLDLTVRQNLYYYGALKGLSFKETIDTIKEELTNLELDEKLDTKVQKLNGGHRRRIEIVRSLINKPKLLLLDEATVGLDLKSRFDILDYLRRKVQKGDISVLWITHLFDEVQKSDSLAIIHKGEILATGTAETIIAEHQQTDLTQTFRYLTREYPDA from the coding sequence ATGAAAACAATTTTAGAGCTCGAAAACGTTTCGCACAAATACGATAAAGCAATGGTACTTGACAATGTTTCCTTTTCCATCGAAGAAGCCTCATTCTTTGTCCTTTTGGGTCTGAACGGTGCCGGTAAATCAACCATATTTTCTCTTCTAACCCGACTTTTGAGCCTTCAATCCGGATCGATAAAGATCAATGGATATTCAATACAAAATTACACTAAAGCACTTAAAGATATCGGTATCGTTTTTCAGGAACCGACACTGGATCTGGATTTGACCGTGCGACAGAATCTTTATTATTACGGCGCATTGAAAGGGTTGAGTTTTAAAGAGACGATTGACACCATCAAAGAAGAGCTGACGAATCTGGAACTGGATGAAAAATTGGACACAAAGGTCCAAAAATTAAACGGCGGGCACAGACGACGGATTGAAATCGTACGCTCACTCATCAATAAGCCAAAACTGCTTTTATTGGATGAAGCAACGGTGGGGCTGGATTTAAAAAGCCGCTTTGATATTCTGGATTATTTACGCCGAAAAGTTCAAAAGGGCGATATCTCCGTTCTATGGATTACCCATCTGTTTGATGAGGTGCAAAAGAGCGACAGTCTCGCGATCATCCACAAAGGGGAAATCCTCGCAACAGGAACGGCAGAGACGATTATCGCCGAGCACCAGCAAACGGATTTGACTCAAACATTCAGATATTTGACAAGGGAGTATCCCGATGCGTAA